From a single Brassica napus cultivar Da-Ae chromosome C9, Da-Ae, whole genome shotgun sequence genomic region:
- the LOC125592508 gene encoding uncharacterized protein LOC125592508: MGSYPWGRTAYEVLIDSIKTLAPEGGSYTISSMTVALLIWAYESVACFGENFGRVVNNEDIPVLRWGGKRTRASFDNLLAAEIKEHGKVRVRRMVLKDLIEEMFPKWSGEPDDPQLGNAQGKGNEKKKKMKGGVLSEAEPPTKKQKKVKTQNEVNNIEGKPVATGKDSSEE; the protein is encoded by the exons ATGGGGTCGTATCCATGGGGTCGGACTGCATACGAAGTTCTCATTGACTCTATTAAAACGTTGGCTCCAGAAGGAGGTTCATACACAATAAGCAGCATGACCGTCGCGTTATTGATTTGGGCGTATGAATCCGTCGCCTGCTTCGGTGAGAATTTTGGGAGAGTGGTGAATAATGAAGACATTCCGGTTTTGCGATGGGGTGGAAAGCGTACACGTGCAAGTTTTGATAACTTGTTGGCTGCCGAAATCAAAGAGCATGGCAAG GTGCGTGTGAGGAGAATGGTTTTGAAGGACTTAATTGAAGAGATGTTTCCTAAATGGTCGGGTGAACCTGACGACCCACAACTC GGGAATGCGCAGGGGAAGgggaatgagaagaagaagaaaatgaagggTGGAGTTTTGTCAGAAGCTGAGCCACCCActaagaagcagaagaaagttAAGACACAGAATGAAGTGAACAACATTGAGGGTAAACCTGTTGCAACGGGAAAGGATTCTAGCGAGGAGTAA
- the LOC111209318 gene encoding terpenoid synthase 28-like encodes MTSMLMLLVATGTCQPHLSRRIQNALGQPQHKNAEILVAREYIRFYKQEEDSDKTLLKFSKLNFKFLQLQYLQELKDLSKWYKEKEFESKLPPYYRDRLVELHLVTLPFFEPKYSRVRIMVTKLFVVQIILDDTCDRYASLREVESLGNAIERRFWHGDYTTTKFAIILEV; translated from the exons ATGACGTCGATGCTGATGCTCTTAGTAGCAACTGGGACATGCCAGCCTCATCTCTCCAGGCGTATACAAAATGCTTTAGGACAACCGCAACATAAGAACGCGGAGATATTAGTTGCAAGGGAATATATCCGGTTCTacaaacaagaagaagacaGCGACAAGACGCTACTAAAGTTTTCCAAGCTTAACTTCAAATTCCTACAGCTACAGTACCTTCAAGAACTCAAAGACCTCTCGAA ATGGTACAAGGAGAAAGAATTTGAATCTAAGTTGCCACCTTACTACAGAGACAGACTTGTGGAACTGCACCTCGTTACGCTACCATTCTTTGAGCCAAAATACTCACGTGTGAGGATTATGGTAACTAAGCTGTTCGTTGTTCAAATAATTCTTGATGACACATGTGACAGATATGCTTCTCTTCGTGAAGTTGAAAGTCTCGGCAATGCAATCGAAAG GAGGTTTTGGCACGGCGACTACACTACTACAAAGTTTGCAATAATTTTGGAAGTTTGA